Within Claveliimonas bilis, the genomic segment CTGCGGGGAGCTTGGCGCAGATACAACTTTGACGGAAACATTCCTGAAAATGGGCGTGGACGAATTGTCGGTATCACCGGGAAGCGTGCTGCCGATCCGGGAGATTATCAGAAAGACGAAAATAGGGGACGGAGGTTTTTAAAAACTTCCGTCCCTTATTTGTGTCCTTGATTCCGGGGAGCATTCTATTGTATGATGAGAGAAAAGGAGGAGATTCATTATGCATGAACTTTCACAGATGATAAAGGATGATATGAAGCCGGCGCTTGGGGTAACAGAGCCGGGAGCGATTGCTTTTGCGGTGGCGAAAGCAAAAAGCTATACAAAGGGGACAGTAGAGAAGGTTACAGTATCCATGAACAGCGGAATGTACAAGAACGCCTTCACATGTGGGATCCCCGGAACAACTGAAGTGGGGAGTGCCTTTGCGGCCGCTCTTGGAGCAGTGGCTGCCGACCCGGATAAGGGACTGGAATCTCTGGCGGATGTAAAGGATGCAGATGTACAGGAAGCAAGAAAAATGCTGGAAGAAGGAAAGATAACAGCCAGACTGGAGGGGATTACGAGCCGGATTTTTATTAAAGCGGAGGTGGAAACAGCAGAAGATGCAGCATGTGTGACGATTCGGGACTCTCACACCAACATTACAGAAATTACTGTAAATGGAAAGGAAGTCTTTGGAACGGAGCCGAAGGACAGTTACCCGGTACAGGAAGAAGAGGAGACAGTACACCCGATTCATCGCTATACATTAAAGGAGCTTTATGAATATGCTGATTCCGTGCCGATTGAGGAGATTTCCTTTATAGAAGAAGCATATCAAACAAATCTGGCGCTGTTCCATGAAGGGCTGGAAAGTCCAAGAACTACATTTGCCCGTCGGCTTCTTAACATGAACGATGGAAAAGAAATTTCCAAAGATGAGCAGGCGACAGCTTCGCTTTTGTGTAATGCGGCGATTGAGGCAAGAGTAATAGGTCTGGATAAGCCCGCTATGAGTATTACCGGGTCAGGCGCCCACGGAATTATTGCGACAATGCCTTTATATGGAGCGTATAAGGTAAACGGATATACGAAAGAACAGCTCTTGAGGGCAACGGCTCTTAGCTATCTTGTCTGTATGTATATTAAGGAATACTCGGGAAAATTGTCCGCATTCTGCGGCTGTGCCATTGCAGCAGGATCAGGCATGGCATGCGCTCTCGTATATTTAAGGGGAGGCACAGTGGAAATGATGGCCCATACCCTAAACAATATGGCCAGCAGTATTACAGGAATGATCTGTGACGGGGGAAATCAGGGGTGTACGATGAAGGGAATCGCAGCAGTGGATGCGGCATATAAATCCGTAGATTTTGCAATGCATGGAATCTATATTGACGATGTACACGGAATTAACGGAAAAACACCGGAGGAGACAATGCGAAATATGGGGCTGATCGCTTCGCCTGGCATGACAGGAACAGAAAAGACAATTGTGGAGATATTTGAAGGCAAACGAAGATTTTTCTCTTAAAATCTGCTATAATGATTATACAATTTGTTTCCGGGAGGAAAAACTATATGGAAAAGCCCAAAAAGGATCCCATTTACAAAAGTTTTGGTTATGCATTTGAGGGAATATTTGCAGTCATAAAAAAAGAGAGAAATATGAAGATTCACTGCTGCATGATGATCCTGGTTATTGCAGCCGGTATTTTTTTTCAGATTTCCGTGATAAAATGGTGCCTGTGTTTTAGTTTGTTTGGACTCATCATGGCGCTGGAAATGGTGAATACAGCAGTGGAAGCAGTGGTAGATCTTGTGACGGAGGAGAGAAGACCGCTGGCAAAGCTGGCAAAGGATGCTGCCGCCGGGGCAGTCCTGATCGCCTCTATTATGGCTGCAGTGGCAGGAGTTATGATCTTTGTTCCGGAATTTTTGCGGTTTGCGGATCAGATTTTCATATAGGAAACCGGAATATATCAGATTGGGTAGAAAGGAGACTGGACAATGGAAAATTTTGGAGATGGCATGAAAAAGATACTGCTGGCAGGGATTGGAGCAGTGGCAGTAACGACAGAAAAGTCAAAAGAAGTGCTGGATGAAATGGTAAAAAAAGGGGAATTGACTGTAGAGCAGGGAAAAGCCCTTAATGAAGAATTGAAGCATAATATCAAAAAAACGATGAAAGATAAGGTCAATGTCTCTGTCAAAGCTTCCTCTCCGGAGGAGTTGGACGAGCTGTTGGATAAAATGACGCCGGAGCAGATACAGGCTTTGAAGGACCGTATTCTTGCAAAAGAGGCTGAGGAATCCGATGAGTAAAAAAGAATCCGGAGAATATAAAAGCCGGCTTCGGGAAATGGTGGATATCCTTCGAAAGTATGAGATCACCAGAGGGCTGACTCCGGAAAAATTAAGGCTGATCCTGGAAGATCTGGGACCGACTTATATCAAGATCGGACAGATCATGTCCATGCATTCTGATATTCTTCCAAAAAAATACTGCGATGAGCTGATGAAATTAAGATCAGATGTAAAACCGATGCCTTTTTCAGAAGTTTCTGATGTGATAGAAGATTCTTATGGCTGTGCCTGGGGGACTATTTTTAAGGAAATCAGTGAAAAGCCTCTCGGTTCTGCCTCTATCGCACAGGTGCACCGGGCTGTATTAAAGGACGGATCTCCCGTTGTGATTAAAGTGCAGCGAAGGGGAATTTATGAGATGATGGCCCGGGACATTGCGTTGCTTAGAAAAGCGGCAAAGCTGATTCCGTCTGCCACTATCAAGGGCATGGTGGATATTGACATGGTTTTAAATGAGCTTTGGGATGTGACCCGTGAGGAAATGAACTTTCTTACAGAAGCGGCCAACATGGAAGAGTTTGCCAAGAAAAATGAAGGAATTTCCTTTGTGGGGACTCCCGTTCTTTATCAGGAATATACGACCCTTCATGTCCTTGTTATGGAATATATTGATGGATTTGAGGTTGATGATAAGACAGCGCTTCTGGAGAACGGCTATGATCTGAAAGAGATTGGAAGTAAACTTGCAGATAATTATATGAAGCAGATCATTGAGGACGGCTTTTTTCATGCGGATCCCCATCCCGGTAACTTAAGAATCCGTGACGGCAAGATCATATGGATTGACATGGGGATGATGGGACGGCTTACAGAGAGAGACAGGGAGCAGATTGCAAAGGCTGTGCGCGGTGTGGCTGCAAATGACATTGGAATGATTCAGGATGCAGTTATGATTCTGGGCGAGTTCAAGGAACCGCCGGATCCCAGCCGTCTGTATGAGGATATCAACAACCTTTTATCCAAATATGGAAGAGTGGATATGGGGAATATTGATGTCGCTGCCATCACTATGGATCTCATGGATGTCATGAAGGAAAATGGAATTATTATGCCTCATGGCCTTACGATGCTTGCAAGAGGTCTGACACACATGGAAGGGGTGCTGGCAGAAATTTCACCGGAGATCAATATGGTTGAGATTGCTGCCGGAAGGATCAAGGAAAGTCTGCTGAAAAATTTTGATTGGAAGAAGGAGCTGAAAAGCAGCGGAAAAAGTTTTTACCGGGCTTTTCACAGAGCGCTTGATATTCCGACCCTTGTAGCCGATGCCGTACAGGGATATCTGAAGGGTCAGACGCGCGTTAATCTGGATCTCCATGCTTCCACAGAACTTTCACGGCTTCTAAGAAGAATGGTGCAGAATATTGTAATGGGACTGTGGGTAATGGCGCTTCTTATCAGTTCCAGTATTATCTGTACAACAGATATGAAGCCAAAGATATGGGGAATCCCGGCACTGGGAGCGCTGGGATATCTTATCGCTTTTGGAATTGTTATGTATGTATTTATCAAACATCTTTTTTCAAAAAAATAAAGCTGAGACAGTTTATGAACACTGTCTCGGCTTTTTATATTGTCATTAAAAAATTTAAGGATCCGGTCGGATTTTCTGTCCCTTTTTCAAGAAGAGAGACAAGGCCGGCAATGGTATCTTCTATTTCCTCACGTGTAGATGGAATCAGTGTGTTATCCAATTTTACGGTCAAAACAATCAAGACAATTTCGGCCAGGGCTTCCGAATGGTCGAAATGGATTTCTCCTCTCTCAATTCCCTGACGTATGATCGCTGCCAGCTCCGGCTTTAGTTCGGAAATCAGATGATTTAAATATTTTTGATGCAGAAAGGCCTTTTCCTGAGCGCCGGATGCAGTCGTTCCTTCGGATTTCAAAAATTCAGAAGAAGAATTGCGGCATGCCTGGAAGATCATTGCCATGCGTGTAAAAGGAGAAATATCCGGCTGGCTTGTAAGACTGCGGGCAGTTTGTATGGGCTTTTCGTAATTTCTTTGGATCAGTGCATCCAGGATCGCATTTTTGGACGGAAAGTAATAGTAGATACTGCCTTTCCCGATACCGGCAGTCTGCGCAATTTCGCTGACGGATATTGTCTGTATGCTGCGGTCTTCCAGAAGAGTCTGAAGTGCATCCAAAATTTTTTCGTATTTTGCCTGATTGGCCATCTGCCTCGCCTTTTCCTTTCTGCTGCTGTCATTTTGATTTACAGCTTAGTATAGCACAGATGTATCAGAAAAGCCAATGAAAATCCTTACAAAAATGACGGAAAATCTCCACGGTATTTTAGCGTAATCACTATTGACCGATAGTCGAAAAGATGGTATTTTAACAGCATAAAATATACGACCGACGGTCGAAAAAAGGAGGAAAATGTAGAATGACTTATGCAGATATGTTTGCAGAGGTAAAAGGAATGTTCATGGAGGCGGATGTAAGCGATATAACCGAGCACCTGGCCTATCAGTTTAATATTACAGGGGAGGCAGAAGGAATTTTTTATGTGGAAGTAAAAGAAGGGAAATTGTATGTAGAGCCTTATGAATATTTTGACAGGGATGCCATGTTTATCTGTACAGCAGAGACTTTGATGAAGATAGCAGCCGGGAAGCAGGATCCGATCCTGGCGGTAACCCTTGGAAAACTGAAAGTAGAAGGAAATATAGAGAAAGCTTTAAAACTGAAACAGTTTATTGACAGCAGGAAAAAGAAATAGAAAAAGGTAAAACAGGAAAAGGATCGGTGAAGAAATGAAACGAGTGATCAAAACAGCGGCAGCAGCGCTTCTTAGCCTGACATCTGCCGGAATAGGAGGAACCGCCTATTTCTACCGACGCACTATGAAGAGGTCAGAGGCAAAGACCGAGCGTACGATCAAGATGTCAGGCACGGACTGGCATCAGTATGAACCTTTTATGAAAGCGAGAAAAAAGTGGATGCTGTCTCAGCCGCACAAAGATGTATATATAAAATCTAAAGACGGTTTAAAGCTCCATGGGACTTACTTTAAAGGAGAAGAAGGAAATAAGGCAGTAATCTGTTTCCACGGATATACGAGCCAGGGAATGAGCGACTATATCGGACTTTCAAAATACTATCTGGAAAAAGGATTTCGCATGCTTCTGGCAGATGAACGCGCCCATGGGCAGAGTGAAGGGGAATACATAGGATTTGGATGTGCGGATCGGTGGGATGCGCTGGAATGGATCCGGTGGATGATAGACGAGGCAGGGGAAGAGGTACAGATCCTTCTTCATGGTACATCCATGGGAGGAGCGACTGTCTTGATGACGGCAGGGCTTGAGCTTCCTGAACAGGTAAAGGGAATCGTATCCGACTGCGCCTTTACTTCACCGAAATATGTATTTACTCATGTGCTGAAAACGATGTACCATCTTCCTGCTTTTCCCATGATCCCCATTGCAGACCGGGTAAACAAACGCCGGGCAGGATACGGCCTGGACGAATGCAATGCAGCCCGGGAAGTAAGAAAGGCCAAAGTTCCAGCTCTTTTGATCCATGGAGAGAAGGACAGATTTGTCCCCTGCTCTATGTGTGAAGAGATTTATGAGAATTACGGGGCTCTAAAATCAAAGTTGATCGTGCCGGGAGCCGGACATGCAGAAAGCTATTATAAAGAGAGAGAAATGTATGAAGAAGCCCTCAATGCATTTATAGGAGGAATTATAAAATGATGAGAAAACGAAAAGGATATCCGGTATATCCGCTGACTGCCGCACAGAAATTTCATTTCTTTTATCAGGAAAAATGCCCGAAAAAGGAAGTTCTGAATATCGGAACCAGTCTGACTATTGAAACAGATATTGACTGGGATGTGCTGCGACAGGCTATTTATAAGGCTTATGAGCGGAGTGAAGGAATGCGGGTACGTTTTGCAAAAGATAAAGACGGGAGCATTTATCAGTACATTGTGGATCAAGAAGAAAGGGAAATAGAATTTGTAGATTTTTCCGGACGAACCATGGAAGAAGCAGAAGAAGAGATGAAGTCCTGGACCAAGGTACCCTTCAGACTTCAAGATTCTCCCATGAACCGGATTGTTATGATCCGCATGCCGGATGGCTATAACGGTATATATCTTCTCGGAGATCATAGGACATTGGACGCCCAGTCTTTGATCGCTTTTCTGAAAGATATTATTGAGCTGTACTGCAACGCTAAATATGAGGGGGTTCCGTATCCTAAGGACATGGCTTCCTATGTGGAGCAGATTCAAAGAGATCTTGCCTATGAGGCGGGAAGCAGAGCGCAGCAAAAAGACAGGGAATTCTTTGAGAAGATGATTGAAGAGTCAGAGCCTATATACAACGGGCTGAGAGGACCGGAAAAACTTGAAGAGGCCAGAAAAAACTATAATGATCCCACATTAAGGGCAGCTTTTAATACGTCAGATTCCGTAGATTCCGCCATTGATATTTTCCATCTGGAGGAAGAACCGACCAGGAGACTTATGGCATTCTGCGAAGAGAACCATGTCTCTTTGGCTTGTCTGCTCATGATGGGACTTCGGACTTATTTTCAGAAAATGAATGGAAATGACGATGTGTCCATCAATATGGCAATTGCAAGAAGAGCAACGCTGAAAGAAAAAAAGTCGGGAGGTACGAGGATCCATTCTTTTCCGTTCCGGACCATCATATCTGGGGAGAAGAGCTTTCTGGAGGGGATTTATGAGATCCGGGATAAACAAAATGAATATTTCCGCCATGCAAATTATGATCCGGTTGAATATTTTGCGCATCGGGCAATGGTATATCCTCATGAACCGGGCCTTACTTATGAGCCGATGTCGCTGACCTATCAGCCTATGACACTGAAAGAAAAGGGGCTGGAGCAGCTGGGGGATATTAAATATAAGACAAAATGGTATCCCAACGGAGCCACAACGCAGGCGATGTATCTGACGGTCATGCACAGACCGGAAGATAACGGACTGGATTTTAATTTTGAACATCAGGTGAAAGCAGTATCAAGAGAAGACCTGGAATACCTGTACTATTATCTCTGCAAGATCATGTTCAAAGGTGTGGAAAATCCAAATCTTAAGATTGGAGAAATTATTAAGTTGATTTAGTCATAAATTTATGAAAAGAGGAAAAGGAAATGTTTGAAAAACTGACAGAAATTATTTGTGAATATGTGGAAGTGGAACAGGAAAATATACATCCGGACTCCCGTTTTATAGAAGATCTTGGATTCACGTCTTTTGATTTTATGAGTATGCTGGGCGAACTTGAGGAAGAATTTGATGTGGAGATCGAGCAGACGGAGGCAGCTGATATCCGCACTGTACAGGAAGCGGCAGACTATCTGGAGAAGCTGACAGCAGAAAAGTAAGGGAAGGGATCAGGAAAATGATTTGTACTACAATTCGTGAGATATTGACACGTACAGAAGAAAAATATGGTTCAGAGGATGCAGTGAGGTATAAAGCCGGGAAAAATGAAATTGTGTCCAGGACATATACTCAGCTGAAAGAGGACAGTGAAGCATTTTCACGTACCCTTGAAAGCCTGGGACAAAAGGGGAACCATGTGGCTGTGATCGGAAAGACATCTTATGAATGGTTGACTGCCTACTTTGGAACTGTAAACAGCGGAAGTGTAGCGGTGCCGCTGGATGTCTCGCTTCCGGCAGACGAAGTCTGTGAATTAATAAATCGCGCAGATGTTACGGTGCTGGTGGCGGACGACTGCCGCAGAGATGTGCAGGAAATGGCGGAGAAAGTCTGTCCGAAATTGAAGGATATTATTTCCATGCAAAAGGAACAAGTCGGAAGAAGAGAAAGCGATAAGGTTCTGTCCTTTTCAGGTCTTTTGGAAGAAAACAGGGGCAGTTTCCAGGAAATGCCGGATCCGGATCAGCTCTGTACCATCATGTTTACGTCCGGAACGACGGGAAAGAGCAAAGGCGTCATGCTGACACACAGAAACATGGCAGAAAACGCTACCTGCCTGGATATGAAGATTCCGGAGAAAACGGTGCTTTTATCTGTCCTTCCCATCCATCACGCTTATTGTCTGAGTATGGATATCCTAAAGGGAATGTCTCTGGGAGCGGTGGTATGCATCAACGACTCCCTTATGAGAGTTGCCAAAAATATCAAGCTGTTTCAGCCGGAAATGATTTTAATGGTTCCGCTTATGATTGAAACACTGGCAAGGAAGCTGGAGGATGCATCCCTGATCCCGCCGGCTATTGTGAAGGCAAAAGTATTTGGAAAGCAGCTTCACACAATCTGCAGCGGAGGCGCTTATCTGAATCCGGATTATATTGATCTTTTTAAACGCTATGGGATCACAATTCTGCAAGGATACGGAATGACGGAATGTGCGCCGGTTATCAGTAATAATGTAAGCTGGAACATGAAAAAAGAAAGCGTAGGACAGCTTCTTCCGAATTGCAGGGCAAAGACTGTGGACGGCGAACTTTGGGTAAAAGGAAGCAGCGTCATGC encodes:
- a CDS encoding TetR/AcrR family transcriptional regulator; this translates as MANQAKYEKILDALQTLLEDRSIQTISVSEIAQTAGIGKGSIYYYFPSKNAILDALIQRNYEKPIQTARSLTSQPDISPFTRMAMIFQACRNSSSEFLKSEGTTASGAQEKAFLHQKYLNHLISELKPELAAIIRQGIERGEIHFDHSEALAEIVLIVLTVKLDNTLIPSTREEIEDTIAGLVSLLEKGTENPTGSLNFLMTI
- a CDS encoding AMP-binding protein; the protein is MICTTIREILTRTEEKYGSEDAVRYKAGKNEIVSRTYTQLKEDSEAFSRTLESLGQKGNHVAVIGKTSYEWLTAYFGTVNSGSVAVPLDVSLPADEVCELINRADVTVLVADDCRRDVQEMAEKVCPKLKDIISMQKEQVGRRESDKVLSFSGLLEENRGSFQEMPDPDQLCTIMFTSGTTGKSKGVMLTHRNMAENATCLDMKIPEKTVLLSVLPIHHAYCLSMDILKGMSLGAVVCINDSLMRVAKNIKLFQPEMILMVPLMIETLARKLEDASLIPPAIVKAKVFGKQLHTICSGGAYLNPDYIDLFKRYGITILQGYGMTECAPVISNNVSWNMKKESVGQLLPNCRAKTVDGELWVKGSSVMQGYYKMPDETKETLSDGWLKTGDLGYVDEEGFVFLTGRKKNLIITKNGENVSPEELENKLGESRLVQEVLVRECDGVIEAEIFPSEEYVKKKHIKDIKSALQKLIDDYNQSAPLHKRIYRLKVREQEFEKTTSRKIKRQQ
- a CDS encoding condensation domain-containing protein — translated: MRKRKGYPVYPLTAAQKFHFFYQEKCPKKEVLNIGTSLTIETDIDWDVLRQAIYKAYERSEGMRVRFAKDKDGSIYQYIVDQEEREIEFVDFSGRTMEEAEEEMKSWTKVPFRLQDSPMNRIVMIRMPDGYNGIYLLGDHRTLDAQSLIAFLKDIIELYCNAKYEGVPYPKDMASYVEQIQRDLAYEAGSRAQQKDREFFEKMIEESEPIYNGLRGPEKLEEARKNYNDPTLRAAFNTSDSVDSAIDIFHLEEEPTRRLMAFCEENHVSLACLLMMGLRTYFQKMNGNDDVSINMAIARRATLKEKKSGGTRIHSFPFRTIISGEKSFLEGIYEIRDKQNEYFRHANYDPVEYFAHRAMVYPHEPGLTYEPMSLTYQPMTLKEKGLEQLGDIKYKTKWYPNGATTQAMYLTVMHRPEDNGLDFNFEHQVKAVSREDLEYLYYYLCKIMFKGVENPNLKIGEIIKLI
- a CDS encoding phasin family protein is translated as MENFGDGMKKILLAGIGAVAVTTEKSKEVLDEMVKKGELTVEQGKALNEELKHNIKKTMKDKVNVSVKASSPEELDELLDKMTPEQIQALKDRILAKEAEESDE
- a CDS encoding ABC1 kinase family protein; amino-acid sequence: MSKKESGEYKSRLREMVDILRKYEITRGLTPEKLRLILEDLGPTYIKIGQIMSMHSDILPKKYCDELMKLRSDVKPMPFSEVSDVIEDSYGCAWGTIFKEISEKPLGSASIAQVHRAVLKDGSPVVIKVQRRGIYEMMARDIALLRKAAKLIPSATIKGMVDIDMVLNELWDVTREEMNFLTEAANMEEFAKKNEGISFVGTPVLYQEYTTLHVLVMEYIDGFEVDDKTALLENGYDLKEIGSKLADNYMKQIIEDGFFHADPHPGNLRIRDGKIIWIDMGMMGRLTERDREQIAKAVRGVAANDIGMIQDAVMILGEFKEPPDPSRLYEDINNLLSKYGRVDMGNIDVAAITMDLMDVMKENGIIMPHGLTMLARGLTHMEGVLAEISPEINMVEIAAGRIKESLLKNFDWKKELKSSGKSFYRAFHRALDIPTLVADAVQGYLKGQTRVNLDLHASTELSRLLRRMVQNIVMGLWVMALLISSSIICTTDMKPKIWGIPALGALGYLIAFGIVMYVFIKHLFSKK
- a CDS encoding alpha/beta hydrolase, which gives rise to MKRVIKTAAAALLSLTSAGIGGTAYFYRRTMKRSEAKTERTIKMSGTDWHQYEPFMKARKKWMLSQPHKDVYIKSKDGLKLHGTYFKGEEGNKAVICFHGYTSQGMSDYIGLSKYYLEKGFRMLLADERAHGQSEGEYIGFGCADRWDALEWIRWMIDEAGEEVQILLHGTSMGGATVLMTAGLELPEQVKGIVSDCAFTSPKYVFTHVLKTMYHLPAFPMIPIADRVNKRRAGYGLDECNAAREVRKAKVPALLIHGEKDRFVPCSMCEEIYENYGALKSKLIVPGAGHAESYYKEREMYEEALNAFIGGIIK
- a CDS encoding acyl carrier protein → MFEKLTEIICEYVEVEQENIHPDSRFIEDLGFTSFDFMSMLGELEEEFDVEIEQTEAADIRTVQEAADYLEKLTAEK
- a CDS encoding diacylglycerol kinase family protein codes for the protein MEKPKKDPIYKSFGYAFEGIFAVIKKERNMKIHCCMMILVIAAGIFFQISVIKWCLCFSLFGLIMALEMVNTAVEAVVDLVTEERRPLAKLAKDAAAGAVLIASIMAAVAGVMIFVPEFLRFADQIFI
- a CDS encoding serine dehydratase subunit alpha family protein → MHELSQMIKDDMKPALGVTEPGAIAFAVAKAKSYTKGTVEKVTVSMNSGMYKNAFTCGIPGTTEVGSAFAAALGAVAADPDKGLESLADVKDADVQEARKMLEEGKITARLEGITSRIFIKAEVETAEDAACVTIRDSHTNITEITVNGKEVFGTEPKDSYPVQEEEETVHPIHRYTLKELYEYADSVPIEEISFIEEAYQTNLALFHEGLESPRTTFARRLLNMNDGKEISKDEQATASLLCNAAIEARVIGLDKPAMSITGSGAHGIIATMPLYGAYKVNGYTKEQLLRATALSYLVCMYIKEYSGKLSAFCGCAIAAGSGMACALVYLRGGTVEMMAHTLNNMASSITGMICDGGNQGCTMKGIAAVDAAYKSVDFAMHGIYIDDVHGINGKTPEETMRNMGLIASPGMTGTEKTIVEIFEGKRRFFS
- a CDS encoding SCP2 sterol-binding domain-containing protein, whose protein sequence is MTYADMFAEVKGMFMEADVSDITEHLAYQFNITGEAEGIFYVEVKEGKLYVEPYEYFDRDAMFICTAETLMKIAAGKQDPILAVTLGKLKVEGNIEKALKLKQFIDSRKKK